The Parambassis ranga chromosome 14, fParRan2.1, whole genome shotgun sequence genome includes a window with the following:
- the LOC114446093 gene encoding von Willebrand factor A domain-containing protein 7-like has translation MSGGAVMSGLVMLCLLLLQTGGALGFKIWRTDILSHEGITERAILNITVQVCQAVARAAGKDFTFPSQPFTARSVATACGAPQSLKGFREAISLIQTNNRRVDINHFFQGRYHFDGEEFTAGKKIITRGLEVVKASNRRQNYETAREKLGQILHTLQDFYSHSNWVEMENNSPYSKLLDPGIDVENVAAKSRATCRSCDGSDCKNNILEDILKEKILTSGYFSPFSPLKPDGKCSHGNSGDATSLIAPTGGINKDTPTSSHGHLHTQAANLAIAATSELLQDIWGAAGDDRFLQMIGITKGKALCFAIDTTGSMMDDINAVKNVSSFIINSKVGTADEPSIYILVPFNDPDFGPVYKTTNPNDFKNLINSLTASGGGDYPEMSLSGLELALTNAPPNSEIFVFTDAPAKDIELKGTVIALIEQTKTVVNFMITGFLGSSRRRRDVGNDPQQQQRGWMVRSEAQLYRDLAQASGGQAIQVTKNELLTAAINIVTESSTSSLVTLLLASRSAGNAESFTFSVDESVKDPTIYITGSSVSFTLINPSGVPQNISNTSESSIIKYQSVGNLRTLWLQTQVGQWEIKIVSSQAYTLKVIGKSPIDFLYDFLDATQGPLGELDVIDYRPTSGANGTLRVTVTGSDSLTLTEVHLVETSGSGVVNSSVEAQGSGTFLARFDKIPSVDFVVLVKGQNSNTNSKASSVNFQRQSPTSIRASALTVTTAGADSVLVPGTPLSVPFSVTTSGAGGNFSIQANNDKGFNSTFPSSLILEAGGSANATIDLTAPLNTVSGTDVTLTIVARAPGASDSNYAVLRLTVLGTVTDFSEPVCKLLSLKSSCSDNCNSTWELSVQVTDGENGTGVSRISLAQGNGTLNTSIGTGSENTTLVSYTASCCSPDAELLVVDQVGNVGSCFYSARATEVTTTSKPPTPTAAPLVSLSSRADQSLLLCFIFTLTGIKLQSQVFG, from the exons ATGTCTG GAGGTGCAGTGATGTCTGGACTGGTGATGTTAtgtctgctgcttctgcagACTGGAGGAGCTCTTGGATTTAAAATATGGAGGACAGACATTCTGAGTCATGAAGGGATCACAGAGAGAGCCATTCTAAACATCACAGTGCAGGTGTGCCAGGCTGTGGCTCGGGCTGCAGGCAAAGACTTCACATTTCCG tcgCAACCTTTCACTGCTCGATCCGTTGCTACTGCTTGTGGAGCACCACAGTCGTTGAAGGGTTTTCGTGAAGCCATCAGCCTGATACAGACAAACAATCGGCGAGTGGACATTAATCATTTCTTCCAAGGACGTTACCACTTCGATGGTGAAGAGTTCACAGCAGGAAAGAAAATCATCACAAGAGGACTGGAAGTTGTGAAGGCCAGCAACAGAAGACAGAACTATGAGACGGCAAGAGAAAAACTGGGACAGATATTACACACCTTACAG GACTTCTACAGTCATAGTAACTGGGTGGAAATGGAGAACAACTCGCCATACAGCAAACTCCTTGATCCAGGAATCGATGTTGAAAATGTAGCag CTAAAAGCAGAGCAACCTGTCGCAGCTGCGATGGAAGCGACTGCAAAAACAACATCCTGGAGGATATTCTGAAGGAAAAGATACTGACCTCTGGatatttttctcctttctctcccttgAAGCCTGAcg GGAAATGCAGTCATGGAAATTCTGGAGATGCAACAAGCTTGATAGCACCGACGGGCGGCATCAACAAAGACACTCCAACATCCAGCCACGGACATCTGCACACTCAGGCTGCAAACCTGGCCATAGCTGCAACCAGTGAGCTTCTGCAGGACATTTGGGGGGCCGCTGGTGACGATCGATTCCTACA GATGATAGGAATCACCAAAGGGAAAGCACTCTGCTTTGCCATCGACACAACAGGAAGCATGATGGACGACATTAATGCAGTGAAGAATGTCTCCTCCTTTATCATCAACAGCAAAGTGGGAACAGCTGATGAGCCTTCAATCTACATCCTTGTACCTTTCAATGATCCAG ATTTTGGCCCAGTGTATAAGACAACAAACCCGAATGACTTCAAAAATCTGATAAACTCACTGACTGCATCAGGTGGTGGAGATTATCCCGAAATGAGTCTTTCGGGACTTGAG CTGGCTTTAACAAATGCTCCGCCTAACTCTGAGATCTTCGTCTTCACGGATGCTCCTGCTAAAGACATTGAACTAAAAGGCACAGTGATTGCACTCATCGAGCAGACCAAGACAGTG gTAAATTTCATGATTACTGGTTTCCTCGGGTCTAGTCGACGCCGAAGAGATGTTGGGAATGACCCTCAGCAACAACAGAGAGGTTGGATGGTGAGGTCAGAAGCCCAGCTGTACAGAGACCTGGCTCAGGCTTCTGGCGGCCAGGCTATTCAAGTGACTAAAAACGAGCTCCTCACAGCCGCCATCAACATCGTCACAgaatcctccacctcctccctg GTGACTCTTCTGCTGGCATCCAGGAGTGCAGGCAATGCTGAAAGCTTCACTTTCTCAGTTGATGAGTCGGTGAAAGACCCCACAATTTACATCACAGGGAGCTCTGTCAGTTTTACTCTCATCAATCCCTCAG GTGTACCTCAAAATATCTCCAACACAAGCGAATCATCAATCATCAAATATCAGTCAGTGGGAAACCTCCGGACTCTGTGGCTACAAACACAAGTGGGACAATGGGAAATTAAAATAGTGTCATCACAAGCCTACACTCTGAAGGTTATAG GGAAAAGTCCCATCGACTTCCTGTATGACTTCTTGGATGCAACCCAGGGCCCATTAGGAGAGTTAGATGTTATAGACTATCGTCCCACTTCTG GTGCTAATGGCACCCTGAGGGTGACTGTTACTGGGAGTGACTCTCTCACATTGACAGAGGTCCATCTGGTTGAAACCTCAGGGTCAGGGGTTGTTAACAGCAGCGTGGAGGCCCAGGGATCAGGAACATTCTTAGCTCGGTTTGACAAGATACCATCAGTAGACTTTGTGGTACTAGTGAAGGGACAGAACAGCAACACCAATAGCAAAGCATCGTCAGTTAACTTCCAGAGGCAATCACCCACCAGCATCAGAGCTTCTGCTCTGACTGTCACCACT GCTGGTGCTGACAGTGTCCTTGTACCAGGAACACCACTCTCTGTTCCCTTCTCTGTGACGACCAGCGGTGCAGGAGGAAACTTCAGCATCCAAGCTAACAATGACAAAGGTTTCAACTCAACCTTTCCATCCAGTTTAATCCTGGAAGCTGGAGGCAGCGCTAACGCTACCATCGACCTCACAGCGCCTCTGAACACAGTGTCTGGTACTGACGTCACTCTGACCATTGTGGCCAGGGCTCCAGGAGCCTCAGACAGCAACTATGCTGTGCTGCGTTTAACTGTCCTGGGAACG GTAACAGACTTCTCTGAGCCGGTGTGTAAGCTCCTCAGCCTGAAGTCCAGCTGCTCTGACAACTGTAACTCTACGTGGGAGCTCTCTGTCCAGGTGACTGACGGAGAAAACGGGACGGGCGTCAGCCGCATCAGCCTTGCACAAGGTAACGGGACTCTGAACACCAGCATTGGAACTGGCAGTGAAAACACAACTCTGGTGTCCTACACTGCATCCTGCTGCTCACctgatgcagagctgctggttgtgGATCAGGTGGGAAATGTGGGATCCTGTTTCTACTCTGCTCGGGCGACTGAAGTCACAACCACCAGCAAACCACCGActccaacagcagcacctcttGTATCTTTGTCTAGCAGAGCTGATCAATCTTTACTCCTTTGCTTCATCTTCACACTCACAGGGATCAAACTGCAATCTCAGGTGTTTGGTTAG
- the LOC114446490 gene encoding ras-related protein Rab-39B-like: MRSITRAYYRNSVGGLLLFDITNRRSFQNVHNWLEEAQSHVQPHSIIFLLVGHKCDLEAQRQVTQQEAEKLAGAYGMRYVETSAQDAINVEKAFVELTRDIFELVRSGDIKIQDGWEGVKSGFVPNTVHSSEEVTKGNRQCFC; this comes from the exons ATGCG ATCAATCACCAGAGCCTACTACCGTAATTCAGTGGGCGGCCTGTTGCTCTTTGACATCACAAACCGCCGTTCCTTCCAAAATGTCCATAACTGGCTGGAAGAGGCCCAAAGCCACGTCCAGCCCCACAGCATCATCTTCCTGCTAGTCGGACACAAGTGTGACCTGGAGGCCCAGCGTCAGGTGACCCAGCAGGAGGCCGAGAAGCTGGCAGGGGCCTACGGGATGCGCTACGTGGAGACATCGGCACAAGACGCTATCAATGTGGAGAAG GCCTTTGTGGAGCTGACAAGGGATATCTTTGAGCTGGTACGAAGTGGAGACATCAAGATTCAGGATGGATGGGAGGGCGTCAAGAGCGGATTTGTCCCCAACACTGTCCATTCTTCTGAGGAGGTGACCAAGGGTAACCGGCAGTGCTTCTGCTGA